tcattattattaatattaatgttattattaatcttattattattattaatcttattattattattattaattttaaataaattgttaattaatatattattaaatggcTGCTGCTTAGTAATTGATGCCATCACTCAATCGGTAGcagacaaattatttaaacaaatttaaacgGCTGACAAAATCGCGTGTCCAGCGATTATATGCTAATTTATGAACAAATACAAACGTTAAAAAGGCCAACGTTTGGGAGCGAAATGATAGCGCCGTCGTCGTCGGGGATACTGAGCTGCGGTAATGATAGTAATggagatgatgatgatgttgaTGTCAATGTCGATGCTGATAATGTTGATGATGCTGGTGATGAAGGTCGAAGGACAATTCGCACCTTGCAACTAAGCTCCTCTGTTGGCTTTTGCATTTTTGCATTAATAACATTACTGTGTAAAATCGTAAATTTGGCTCTGAGACGTCAAACAATCATGCGGCACATACGGAGTACTATTGATAGAAGCATGAACCACGTGGATCTTGCAATTGAGCTACGGGACAGAAGAAGACGTAGTACAAATGCTACTAAGCTTATTtgtatcactttttgaagccaatataatctgaaaatttattttatcaaattatttatcatgatAATTAAGAtaacaatcaaaaatttaaatattttcgggCGCGTTCAAAGCTTGTACTTACGCGcccccatgaaaaaatttatattttttttttaaagtaattaagtataattaataCATTGTCGGCGAGAAGTTTTAGGAGAAATATATGAGGACAAAGttttagttaataaattaaggAACATGACAGCAGCTGACGTGAGTTAGTAagctgatatttaaataactttaccGTCAGCTTACACcgaaagtttattaatttatgagaagtaaataaatataaaaaaatgaatgtacCTCATAATATGTGAACGCGCTGCTGGCAGTGTCTCCGGACTCTCTTTGAGTATAAACTGTCTTATaccaataatataattttccaAATAAGAAGGCCAGTCGATTTGCCTGACGTCGAACATAAAAATACTACGATCTTCAGGAGTAAGTTGTTGATTAAGTCTCCGTACATTGTCGTCCTTAAAATTCCACTGCTGGGTTGTGAAATACTCGAGGCAAGTTGCGGCTTTTGTCAATTTAGCCTGTACACGTAACATTATTGGCTTAGTACCTCTCAATCGAGCAATCAGATCGAGAATATGTGCGGGTAATATGTGCTGAaatgttatgaatattttgttcAAATATGAGTACTTTTGGCAACTACCACCCGGATACCATACAGCATCTCGCGCTGGGTGTATTCTGCTGTATTTAaatgacaaatcaataaattctTTCCATGTTATTGGGTTTTGTTGACCGGTACAACAATTGTACACTGTTATTGTGTCGGTACGGTGTGTTGCAGTTTTCCAGGCCGCGCATATCATCAAATTTATCACTATGTCTACTGGTACAAAGTCTGCTACCTTTTCTTCGTGACACAACATCGTTCTGAAACGTCaattcaaaacaataaattacgtCTTTCATACATTTACTTTatgttcattatttattaatttatgtgtACACTCCAAGTTTTCAGATTTTAGGTTATCGTGACTCTTTTACTCTCACGTGATTGGTCGATTCAGTGCGAGCTTCAGCTATTGGTTAATGATTAACTATTGGTTAGAAATCGTCCAATCACTTGAAGCAGAACTGAACCTCAAAAAAGCAGGGGCCGGATTAAGAACTCGGATtgaaaccgatttaaaaatttttgatgggaaattttttatcaaaactcCAAAGCAGACCGAAAACTTGAATTATAggaatgaattaaaaataaaataaatggagGTTACCTAAAAAATCCTTTGCCAGCAGCGGCGATAATCCCAGTGGGACCGTTCAAATTGTCGACCCATCCAGCCATCGGTTCTCGTAACGATGACAGGACTATTGATGGTCTGACAATCGCGACCGGCAATGAACCGCAACCGTCTTGCAACATAGTCTCTGCAAGTGCTTTGGTGAACGTGTAAGTATTTGGTCGACCTTCAATTAACTTTGGCGTTAATTCCTCGACTAGTTTGTCATTTATGTACTTGGTGCAGTTTATGACTTGCTCTGGATCCTGAGGCGGTGGATAAATAACTTCCTCGACTTCAGTGCGGTCACAATTGCAGTATGCCGTTGACACGTGAATAAGCGCCTgtgaaaatcatatatttacttttattattatcatctatctctgctattatatatatcaatCAAATTCCGGGAAACACGCCTTCAACTATTTACGCcgaaactttttattaaattaaatctactAGATCTTTATCAAtatcatcataaatttatctatctatatatcaCTTTAATTAGCGAAATAGTTATAGAATATatagattaatatttaaagattaGATTAGAGTATAAATAATGGATCGAATTCgttggaaaaatatatgtgagtctttttggaattagtgacgcgatatgtatatatttatagatatatttacCTCTAAATTATCCATTCGATGACAGAGATGTACCAGTTGTTGGCTGCCCAACATATTGATCATGACCGAAAGATTAAGTGCTTCGTCAAATTTAACGGTAGCTGCTGAATGAAATACAATCGATACATCTCTTATTAATGTTTCACGATCAGCTGCTGATATTCCAAGTTCTGGTTCAGTCACGTCACCAGCTATTGGTACTATCTTCGCCAATTCATGTGGACTATCACGACGCAGTTTATCGAATAGCTATTggatatcataaataatatataattcttACGTTTTACAAATCAACTACAAGCAGAACAAactattcaattatttattttatcattaatttcatgaatttttatcaattatttttcaaagagcTGGGGACTGAATAGTTTTTCTTGTAATTATCAATTAGtactcaattaattattatttttttttgttactaattaatgtaaatgtcacaactacactgtaaaaaatttgcggattTAATCAGCAGTGAAATTGCAAGAgaagtaaaattcactccagagggagtttatttaaaattaaaacttcggGTCAAAACTCCGCATGcgaagtgatttttaaaaaaattccggaACTCCAAGTGaatgtggatttaaataaaatccgaattcactttcaactttttacagtgtaattttGTGAAACAAATAGttgattgaataataaattattgtttaaataaaataaatgtgtaCCGGTGCATTGAGAAGTTCTTGCAGCCTTTCTTGGACATTCTGTCCTTTTTTAGGTCgcataagtaaataaatattttttataccagAACATGATCTCAGTAATTTTTCCACAAGTACTTTTCCCATAAAACCAGTGCCTCctgttataaatattgatCTTCCCATATAAAAATCTTTTACAGAAGTATATTCGCCGCCAGCCATCGTTGCCATAACTTgtgttcttttattattattattattattattattattattattattattattattattattattattattaattattattattattattactattattacttTAACAAcgaatcaatcaattaatgaGCTGTCGAGTTAATTTTGGAAGTcgatgcaaaaaatataatggaaGTTATTCGTAGTCAGCCTTGGCTTCGGAATAAAATGAGCGAACAGATTTAAACTTGCCGCTTAAATGAAGAAGACTTTATTTATGCGTTAACGTTGATCTATATTGATTTTCCACTGTATAAATTAGACTGCTGCCGATTAAATCGCTGGTGGTACTCGGGGTCTTTATTGTTGATCCAAAGTCGTACAAGTTGTACATCAATCCAATCACAACCATTTCGTTTTACATTTCAATCTTCACTCacctgaaaaattaatttttatttttaattattacccACAACTCTAAATTTTTATCCACATAATTATCTAATACCAACACACTTTACTACTAAAATATACTTGTcacatattaaataatattcttagTGACGCACTGTCACAGTATTACTCCTTTCAGAGATAACGACTCGTACAATTTTCGATAACGTCTGATAAAATCATAAcggataattttattttttctgcaagatttcagataaattttcattaactttagatactttatttattaaaaaaaaaaatatatatatatatattttatatttttttaacaatgaaaatcggagtaaaaaagtaatataGGTCAcgtacttaatatttattcattcatataATGGATTCTATTGTTCtattcttaattttgatatatcGTGAAAGTTTCTTAGATGATATACCAGCAATATCTTTTgtcgtacatatatatgtatatatatttaattgatattttaagatAAGTGAGCAAAGTTTCCACCGATAGACAGTTATTTGTTTGtaaaaagtattataatttatggtaATGAAAGCTGTCCATCGCaaactaatatttattatttacggttatatatctatatatatatttatgatattgTGTGATAATACGCGATGATTAAACGGGAACTTAAATGAGACTAGTTGATGGTTCCGGTACTGTAAGTTTCCCGCTTATTTACAAACTGGTCACATACACACGACACACACACGTGCCCTACTTACAACAAATGTCTTCactattatatgtatatgtatatgtatatatatatatatatgtttagttTATTCGCGCCCGAGAGAAACTTTATTGACGAGAGATATCGATGTCGCATATactttagtttatttaatcaacTAAATAAtcgtgagaattttttttcaagttcaatcattcaaattttattatttgacaagaatttgatattaaatttaaataaaaaaaaatttcatcaattatTTAGTTGATTAAATTTCTTAGACTATTGAAATCTTATTCACAAGAATTCTTGACAAAGAATCTCGTGATCTATTaacttgattttaaattttattattgaatttttttttaataaaaaaaaaaatacaggaaaaaaaatataaaagatagTTATTAAAAGTAGTGATGAAGTAACTAGAGAACAATAGTAACACAAGgcacaattaattaaaaataacaataaaaaaaaattttcccagtgtaaaaaaaaaaataaaataaaatggcagTGTCATCATAAGAAAATTCGATATTATGAGAGTAGACTATTTTCCTGGTAACCTTAACCTGGTTACCTTCGGCATCTCCCCGCCGACGTATTTGTAATAAAACTGGTTTAGTTGTGCGATGATATGAAGgagaatattaatataatataatatatactttaATATAATAGAATAGAATATAAAGGAAGGGAATCCCTGGGTCGGGAGCTGATACTCCGATCGACGCACGTgcatgaataaaattatttatcggaATTATTTAAACTGATGAGCACTTTCGCGAACGTGACAGTGTACTAATCGatgtaaatatacatatacacatacatatatatgtatatttattcatttaaaactgTGAGTACAGAGAAACGGACGGGAGATTCCAGGTCAGCGTCCTCGGCCTCTactaaacttatttttattcgcGGTCACTAAATTCCCATTGATTGCGTTTTATTTGCAAGGTGGTCTACTGGC
This genomic interval from Microplitis mediator isolate UGA2020A chromosome 2, iyMicMedi2.1, whole genome shotgun sequence contains the following:
- the LOC130678574 gene encoding putative fatty acyl-CoA reductase CG5065, which codes for MATMAGGEYTSVKDFYMGRSIFITGGTGFMGKVLVEKLLRSCSGIKNIYLLMRPKKGQNVQERLQELLNAPLFDKLRRDSPHELAKIVPIAGDVTEPELGISAADRETLIRDVSIVFHSAATVKFDEALNLSVMINMLGSQQLVHLCHRMDNLEALIHVSTAYCNCDRTEVEEVIYPPPQDPEQVINCTKYINDKLVEELTPKLIEGRPNTYTFTKALAETMLQDGCGSLPVAIVRPSIVLSSLREPMAGWVDNLNGPTGIIAAAGKGFFRTMLCHEEKVADFVPVDIVINLMICAAWKTATHRTDTITVYNCCTGQQNPITWKEFIDLSFKYSRIHPARDAVWYPGGSCQKYSYLNKIFITFQHILPAHILDLIARLRGTKPIMLRVQAKLTKAATCLEYFTTQQWNFKDDNVRRLNQQLTPEDRSIFMFDVRQIDWPSYLENYIIGIRQFILKESPETLPAARSHIMRLYWLQKVIQISLVAFVLRLLLSRSSIARSTWFMLLSIVLRMCRMIV